In the genome of Sardina pilchardus chromosome 14, fSarPil1.1, whole genome shotgun sequence, one region contains:
- the LOC134101008 gene encoding caspase-7-like — protein MSFGEKARGSIKVCNRAVVVSVKNFHRGVELERRCGVSMDNLRLERCLTKFGFTVEKHEDLTAQEIYKLFKTESKKTVGNCFIGIISTHGEEGVIFGADGNRVTLSRIFGFFDNPTMVNKTKLFLVQACRGDMLDSGVEIETDSVSVSDEDDNLSDYLSIPINTAVMYATAPGYSAFKKPSGSVFIQTLCDLLEEDGGRDLEITRLMTRLNYQVAYHFQASGGGLKGKKAMPCFATRLTEEVWPFRDSERSTEEPSGKLATTTARVEGSRKPRKRSIS, from the exons ATGAGTTTTGGTGAGAAAGCCAGAGGAAGCATCAAAGTCTGCAACAGGGCTGTGGTGGTGTCTGTTAAAAACTTTCATCGTGGAGTTGAGTTGGAAAGGCGGTGTGGAGTCAGTATGGACAACCTGCGGCTTGAAAGATGCCTGACCAAGTTTGGTTTCACCGTGGAGAAGCATGAAGACCTGACTGCACAAGAGATCTACAAACTATTTAAAAcag AGAGCAAAAAGACTGTTGGCAACTGCTTCATTGGCATCATTTCAACACATGGAGAGGAAGGGGTGATCTTTGGGGCAGATGGCAATCGCGTGACACTCTCTCGGATCTTTGGGTTTTTTGATAACCCCACCATGGTTAATAAGACAAAGCTTTTTCTTGTGCAG GCTTGTCGAGGCGACATGTTAGACAGTGGAGTTGAAATAGAGACAGACTCAGTCTCTGTTTCAGATGAAGATGATAATCTCTCAGACTACCTCTCCATTCCTATCAACACAGCTGTCATGTATGCAACAGCTCCAG GTTACAGCGCCTTTAAGAAACCATCAGGCTCAGTCTTCATCCAGACTCTCTGTGACCTTCTGGAAGAGGACGGAGGTCGTGACCTGGAGATAACTCGCCTCATGACTCGCCTAAACTACCAGGTCGCCTACCACTTCCAGGCAAGTGGAGGGGGCCTGAAAGGCAAGAAGGCGATGCCATGCTTTGCCACGCGCCTCACCGAAGAGGTGTGGCCCTTCAGAGACTCGGAGAGGAGCACTGAGGAGCCGAGTGGAAAACTTGCAACCACAACAGCACGGGTGGAGGGATCTCGCAAACCACGCAAGCGCTCCATCAGCTAA